From the Daucus carota subsp. sativus chromosome 8, DH1 v3.0, whole genome shotgun sequence genome, one window contains:
- the LOC108198456 gene encoding uncharacterized protein LOC108198456 has protein sequence MAPKDDKLHIVQRSFGHSEDDDDAFSLFHLDLGCPRINLKFPYSQGEYLDPPEYSELIGSDCGIVCVRFIVFESNAYRTDIYLWNPATRHSKRLPLPNMINDDYTKTVSLGFGFDHIDLDFKVVRVVSGSRSRSVEVYSSSKNNWREIHLKSTYVPPRISSEFCFKGFLIALKDRSSMLTFDLNKEVFHCGIDLPVVSKPVVSFANRSSLFGTQTCVTEFKDTIAYIISINDGKIDMWTLDDKDCLGGRGVKASWSKVHVIDLGAPLNLVQFIFSSAQFLVIEKDGRRILYDLDEIVITEFSIYPYLKSHRFFKYGKSLFHLKDLNE, from the coding sequence ATGGCTCCTAAAGATGACAAGCTCCACATCGTGCAACGTTCATTTGGTCATTCCGAAGACGACGACGACGCTTTCTCCCTTTTCCATCTCGATTTGGGCTGCCCTAGAATAAATCTGAAATTTCCTTACTCGCAAGGTGAGTATCTAGATCCGCCTGAATACTCTGAACTTATTGGTTCTGATTGTGGTATTGTTTGTGTCCGGTTTATCGTCTTCGAATCGAATGCTTATAGAACGGATATATATCTTTGGAATCCTGCTACTAGACACTCCAAAAGGCTTCCCCTGCctaatatgatcaatgatgattATACTAAAACGGTCTCTTTAGGCTTTGGTTTCGATCACattgatttggattttaaagtgGTTAGAGTCGTATCTGGCTCTCGCTCTCGCTCTGTCGAGGTCTATTCTTCAAGCAAGAATAATTGGCGAGAGATTCACCTCAAGTCTACTTATGTTCCCCCGAGGATCAGTTCCGAATTTTGCTTTAAGGGATTTTTGATTGCCTTAAAAGATAGAAGTAGTATGTTGACCTTTGATTTAAATAAGGAGGTGTTTCATTGTGGGATTGACCTCCCTGTCGTATCAAAACCCGTTGTTTCTTTTGCTAATAGGAGTAGTTTGTTTGGTACTCAAACTTGTGTTACTGAATTTAAGGATACTATTGCCTATATCATCTCCATTAATGATGGTAAGATTGACATGTGGACATTAGACGATAAGGATTGTCTTGGTGGTCGTGGGGTTAAAGCATCGTGGAGTAAAGTGCATGTTATTGATCTAGGTGCGCCACTAAACCTTGTTCAGTTCATTTTCAGCAGTGCTCAGTTTTTAGTAATTGAGAAAGACGGTAGACGGATTTTGTATGATCTTGATGAGATAGTAATCACAGAATTCTCTATATATCCTTATTTGAAATCCCATCGATTTTTCAAGTATGGAAAGAGCCTGTTTCACTTGAAGGATTTAAACGAATAA
- the LOC108198774 gene encoding F-box/kelch-repeat protein At3g06240 produces the protein MYGNYKTKRASEAWKLVMSNFTDDLWTEIFLRLPFESLLRFKSVSKTWFSIISSHRFAISHLAIAPKDDQILIVHHEKGYPEDGEDGHFSFYHLDSRRILENLNFPYSQGEYPFKPEDSELIGSECGIACVSVCVSDWKAAKNNYDLYLWNPATKQSKLIPPYALHGYHMSDAALGFGFDHIDLDFKVVRVISCTRSAEVYSSNMNNWHKIKQKISDGPIKFHICFHGFLCALQHYSGSKGMVAFDLNKEVFICRINVPVSSFEFGSSSEIAQYKDSIAFIHSDSIMDGKINLWTLDNEACLSGGGVEASWTKVLILDVGVPFLFVEGLFNNTQFLLFGVGGDRLLYNSNNKSSTEVPGYPNIATCEFFKYTKSLFSLTGFKRIKWAAPS, from the coding sequence ATGTATGGAAATTACAAGACTAAGAGAGCATCAGAAGCCTGGAAACTGGTGATGAGTAATTTCACTGATGATCTGTGGACTGAGATTTTCCTCCGCCTTCCATTCGAGTCGTTACTCCGATTCAAATCGGTCTCCAAAACATGGTTCTCCATTATCTCCAGTCATCGTTTCGCCATATCACATCTCGCAATTGCTCCTAAAGATGATCAAATCCTCATCGTTCACCATGAAAAAGGCTACCCCGAAGACGGAGAGGACGGCCATTTCTCATTCTATCATCTCGATTCGAGGCGCATTTTAGAGAATTTGAATTTTCCTTACTCGCAAGGTGAGTATCCCTTTAAGCCAGAGGACTCTGAACTTATTGGTTCGGAATGTGGTATTGCTTGTGTTTCGGTTTGTGTCTCCGATTGGAAGGCTGccaaaaataattatgatttatatcTTTGGAATCCTGCCACCAAGCAGTCCAAACTCATTCCCCCGTATGCTCTACACGGTTATCATATGTCTGATGCTGCTTTAGGCTTTGGCTTTGATCACATTGATTTGGACTTTAAAGTTGTTAGAGTTATATCCTGTACTCGTTCTGCCGAGGTTTATTCTTCAAACATGAATAATTGGCATAAGATTAAGCAAAAGATATCTGATGGCCCCATTAAGTTTCATATATGCTTTCACGGTTTTTTGTGTGCCCTTCAACACTATAGTGGTAGCAAAGGTATGGTGGCTTTTGATCTAAACAAGGAGGTGTTTATTTGTCGTATTAATGTCCCTGTTAGTTCTTTTGAATTTGGTAGTTCTAGTGAAATTGCTCAATACAAGGATAGTATTGCCTTCATTCATTCTGATAGTATCATGGACGGCAAGATTAACTTGTGGACATTAGACAATGAGGCATGTCTTTCTGGCGGTGGAGTTGAGGCATCATGGACTAAAGTGCTCATACTTGATGTAGGTGTGCCGTTTCTCTTTGTTGAGGGCCTTTTTAACAATACTCAATTCTTACTATTTGGTGTAGGTGGTGATCGGTTATTGTATAACTCGAACAACAAATCAAGCACAGAAGTCCCTGGCTATCCTAACATTGCAACTTGTGAATTTTTTAAGTATACGAAGAGCTTGTTTTCACTCACAGGATTCAAACGAATCAAGTGGGCTGCTCCATCGTAG